One Brassica napus cultivar Da-Ae chromosome C2, Da-Ae, whole genome shotgun sequence DNA window includes the following coding sequences:
- the LOC111202827 gene encoding GDSL esterase/lipase At5g18430 yields MEISARRSESMVIANVSMFLALVVSGPIVAEAARAFFVFGDSLVDSGNNNYLVTTARADSPPYGIDFPSRRPTGRFSNGLNIPDLISEAIGNEASPLPYLSPELRGRRLLNGANFASAGIGILNDTGFQFINIIRMNQQLAYFQQYQQRVSRLIGIPRTQRLVRQSLVLITVGGNDFVNNYFLVPYSARSRQYSLPDYVRLLISEYKKILMRLHSLGVGRVLVTGAGPLGCAPAELARSSSSSGRCSTELQRAASLYDPQLTRMINELNRKIGKTVFIAANTNQMQIDFLTTPRRFGFITSKVACCGQGPYNGMGLCTVLSNLCRNRELYVFWDAFHPSEKANRIIVRHILTGTTKYMNPMNLSSALAL; encoded by the exons ATGGAGATCTCAGCTAGAAGATCAGAATCAATGGTTATAGCAAACGTGTCTATGTTCCTAGCATTGGTTGTGTCCGGTCCTATCGTAGCTGAAGCTGCACGTGCCTTTTTTGTGTTCGGCGACTCGCTCGTCGACAGTGGCAACAACAACTATCTGGTGACGACTGCACGTGCCGATTCTCCACCGTATGGAATTGATTTTCCATCTCGGAGACCAACCGGACGGTTTTCCAACGGTCTCAACATTCCAGATCTCATCA GTGAGGCAATCGGCAACGAAGCGTCACCGTTACCATACCTTAGTCCGGAGCTAAGAGGACGTAGACTGCTTAACGGTGCGAACTTTGCCTCCGCCGGCATTGGAATTCTCAACGATACCGGTTTTCAATTC ATAAACATTATAAGAATGAACCAACAACTCGCCTACTTCCAACAATACCAACAACGTGTGAGTCGCTTGATTGGGATACCACGAACACAAAGGCTCGTGAGGCAATCGCTTGTACTAATCACCGTCGGTGGCAACGACTTCGTGAACAACTATTTCTTGGTGCCATATTCCGCTAGGTCACGCCAGTATTCACTTCCCGACTATGTCCGGTTACTAATCTCCGAGTACAAGAAAATACTAATG AGGTTACATTCGCTTGGAGTGGGTCGAGTTCTAGTGACGGGAGCCGGACCCCTAGGATGTGCACCGGCCGAGCTGGCGAGATCAAGCTCGTCCAGTGGGAGATGCTCGACTGAGCTACAACGAGCGGCGTCTCTATACGATCCTCAGCTAACTCGAATGATAAATGAACTTAACAGAAAGATTGGGAAAACTGTTTTTATTGCAGCAAACACTAACCAAATGCAAATAGATTTTCTAACCACTCCACGAAGATTcg GATTTATAACGTCGAAGGTTGCTTGTTGCGGACAAGGGCCATACAATGGGATGGGTTTGTGTACGGTACTATCGAACTTGTGTCGGAACCGTGAGTTATACGTGTTTTGGGACGCGTTTCATCCGTCCGAGAAAGCAAACCGCATAATAGTCCGTCATATATTGACCGGTACCACCAAGTATATGAACCCTATGAACCTTAGCTCTGCTCTTGCCCTATGA
- the LOC111202828 gene encoding uncharacterized protein LOC111202828, with amino-acid sequence MRPQARPQRHQQQQNNGYHNQHQHNGYQPPVNPHPMMPMHPQFFFNNLNMPQQQQFQQFGLPNHINQLLPNLLGNLMGGYSLPPLVHPTVFQPPLDPSAFTSQPPFNSLPYPPGFSEPRPQSVGSVNNNVTSNSKGNDFRNKFTKQQKFKGTGQGFQRSQLHQADHVKKKFGFSKDHLSKGNNKKISTGLDGSDADNIAKEKKRYCQVFRFMVTNSFFNESPEQPLKSPLLW; translated from the exons ATGCGACCTCAAGCTCGCCCACAGAGACATCAACAACAACag AACAATGGCTATCATAATCAGCACCAACACAATGGGTACCAACCTCCAGTGAATCCACATCCAATGATGCCAATGCACCCTCAGTTCTTCTTTAACAACCTCAATATGCCTCAACAGCAACAGTTTCAGCAGTTTGGTTTGCCCAACCATATCAACCAGTTACTTCCAAACTTATTGGGGAATCTTATGGGTGGTTACTCACTCCCTCCTTTAGTTCATCCCACAGTCTTCCAGCCTCCTCTTGACCCTTCTGCTTTCACTTCTCAGCCACCGTTTAACTCCCTTCCCTATCCTCCTGGTTTCTCAGAGCCAAGACCACAG TCTGTTGGTAGTGTCAACAACAATGTAACTTCCAACTCAAAAGGGAATGACTTTCGAAATAAGTTTACAAAACAGCAAAAATTCAAAGGCACTGGTCAAGG ATTCCAGAGATCTCAGTTGCATCAAGCAGATCATGTAAAGAAAAAGTTTGGTTTCAGTAAGGATCATCTGAGCAAAG GGAACAACAAAAAGATTTCAACCGGGCTCGATGGATCTGATGCTGATAACATAGCTAAGGAAAAGAAAAGGTACTGCCAG GTCTTCCGCTTTATGGTAACGAATTCATTCTTCAATGAGTCTCCAGAGCAACCTCTTAAGTCGCCCTTGTTATGGTAG
- the LOC106431456 gene encoding dehydration-responsive element-binding protein 2G has translation MEEEQPPTKKRNMGRSRKGCMKGKGGPENATCTFRGVRQRTWGKWVAEIREPNHGTRIWLGTFNTSVEAAMAYDEAAKKLYGHEAKLNLLHPQQQQKEKVNKNLFFSDHGSGSWDYKLDRAGGLDLGLVPSSGSHGSWSRSFNFTQEDDKTTSESSVSWLLPKRSDSQYQESVNAASSLTFSTKLKPMTPDYGLSNGVGSRFLVEQEMKTVYDVSSSCVSADNKESILVPSVGGGEGMHRTEVEEGTGYLEMDDLLEIDDLGLLIGKNGDFKNWCCDEFQHPWNWFLE, from the coding sequence ATGGAAGAAGAGCAACCTCCGACCAAGAAACGAAACATGGGAAGATCAAGAAAAGGTTGTATGAAAGGTAAAGGTGGTCCAGAGAACGCTACTTGTACTTTCCGTGGAGTTAGGCAACGGACTTGGGGTAAATGGGTCGCTGAGATCCGTGAGCCTAACCATGGCACCCGTATCTGGCTCGGTACTTTCAATACCTCGGTCGAAGCCGCCATGGCTTACGATGAAGCCGCTAAGAAGCTTTACGGACACGAGGCTAAACTCAACTTGTTGCacccacaacaacaacaaaaggaaAAAGTGAATAAGAACTTGTTTTTTTCGGACCACGGGTCTGGTTCTTgggattataagctggataggGCTGGTGGGTTGGATCTTGGTCTCGTCCCGTCAAGTGGGTCACACGGTTCGTGGTCGAGGAGTTTTAATTTTACGCAAGAAGATGATAAAACTACAAGTGAGTCGAGTGTTTCTTGGTTATTACCAAAACGAAGTGATTCACAATATCAAGAAAGCGTTAATGCTGCGAGTAGCTTGACGTTTTCGACGAAGTTGAAACCGATGACTCCTGATTATGGATTATCAAATGGAGTTGGCTCTAGGTTTCTTGTTGAGCAAGAAATGAAGACGGTATACGATGTGTCATCATCGTGTGTCTCGGCGGATAATAAGGAGAGTATCTTGGTTCCTAGTGTCGGCGGCGGAGAAGGGATGCATAGGACGGAGGTGGAGGAGGGAACAGGGTATTTGGAGATGGACGACCTTTTGGAGATTGATGATTTGGGTTTGTTGATAGGCAAAAATGGAGACTTCAAGAATTGGTGTTGTGATGAGTTTCAACATCCATGGAATTGGTTCTTAGAGTGA